In the Fusobacterium sp. DD2 genome, one interval contains:
- a CDS encoding DUF2207 domain-containing protein yields MKKIALIFILLCSVVLGRPAYRIENLDITADIQNDGSINVEERVLYNISDINGIFYNIDALGYGKLENLQVFYEEGKNRFERAVESNYPDRGTYSIGEKGGLYKIKLYAPARNEAKEFIFKYTLSKGVTVYRDIAQLNRKMVGKDWDVGIEHIKLTVVLPKAVSKKDIYAFGHGPLTGNIDIENGQEIVYTLDNYRPGEFLEANILFPKKLISDYNPFMVKNERALNRILAMEKKLAEEANNQRKAAAAKLFFGRVVFAIGVIWWLFLIVYIYIKNSKRHKVVNEYGEYFRELPDSYSPAIAGTLVSRKLYPESKELFASLLDLVRRKELKLVEENGKTILQYAGEKREFLKDYESFLIEWYIKELGDGNQVVIEDIDKNINTKSKAIAFNDNYERWQTMVYSAMLSKNLRNDKRDKLSTSLGMLTGMGYFVGGMPLSAYFDTPIFVVLVVLGFLLLPYTLSRKRFSLEKEKAYARWQAFKKFLVDYSNLEEAKLASIQLWEHYFVYAVALGVAEKVAKGYKKVMSEKSVGTDTGVMNVAGSSLMGMYLYSNMFKNVQGSTERAVRRSLESIAKSNASSPMGSGGGFSGGSSGGGGGRGGGGAF; encoded by the coding sequence ATGAAAAAGATAGCCTTGATATTTATTCTTTTATGCAGTGTAGTACTGGGACGTCCAGCATACAGGATAGAGAACCTGGATATTACTGCTGATATTCAAAATGACGGAAGTATCAATGTAGAGGAAAGGGTTTTATATAATATTTCAGATATAAATGGAATATTTTATAATATAGATGCTTTAGGCTATGGGAAATTAGAAAATTTACAAGTTTTTTATGAAGAGGGTAAAAACAGATTTGAACGTGCAGTTGAGAGCAATTATCCAGATAGAGGAACATATTCAATAGGCGAAAAAGGTGGACTTTATAAGATAAAACTCTATGCTCCAGCAAGAAATGAAGCAAAAGAATTTATTTTTAAATATACTTTAAGTAAGGGAGTCACAGTTTATAGAGATATTGCTCAACTAAATAGGAAAATGGTTGGTAAGGACTGGGACGTAGGAATTGAGCATATTAAACTTACGGTAGTTCTACCAAAAGCTGTATCAAAAAAGGATATATATGCTTTTGGTCATGGTCCTTTAACAGGAAATATAGATATTGAAAATGGACAGGAGATTGTCTATACACTTGATAACTATAGACCTGGAGAATTTTTAGAAGCAAATATTTTATTTCCTAAAAAACTTATAAGTGATTATAATCCATTTATGGTAAAAAATGAGAGGGCTTTAAATAGAATCCTTGCAATGGAAAAAAAGCTTGCAGAGGAAGCTAATAATCAGAGAAAAGCTGCAGCAGCAAAACTTTTCTTTGGAAGAGTTGTTTTTGCAATCGGTGTTATATGGTGGTTATTTTTAATAGTCTATATCTATATTAAAAATAGTAAAAGACATAAAGTTGTAAATGAATATGGTGAATATTTTAGAGAGCTTCCTGATAGTTATAGCCCAGCTATTGCAGGAACATTAGTATCAAGAAAACTATATCCTGAATCTAAGGAGCTTTTTGCAAGCCTTTTAGATTTAGTAAGAAGAAAAGAGTTAAAACTGGTAGAAGAAAATGGAAAGACAATACTTCAATATGCTGGTGAAAAACGTGAATTCTTAAAAGATTATGAGAGCTTTTTAATAGAGTGGTATATTAAAGAACTTGGAGATGGAAATCAGGTTGTAATTGAAGATATTGATAAAAATATAAATACTAAGAGTAAAGCTATAGCCTTTAATGACAACTATGAAAGATGGCAAACTATGGTTTATAGTGCAATGCTTTCTAAAAATCTTAGAAATGATAAGAGAGATAAATTATCAACATCACTTGGAATGTTAACAGGTATGGGATATTTCGTTGGAGGAATGCCTCTTTCAGCATATTTTGACACTCCTATCTTTGTGGTTTTAGTAGTGTTAGGATTTCTTCTTCTTCCTTACACACTGTCTCGTAAAAGATTTAGTTTGGAAAAAGAAAAAGCCTATGCAAGATGGCAAGCTTTTAAAAAGTTTTTAGTTGACTATAGTAACTTAGAAGAAGCAAAATTAGCTTCAATTCAGCTGTGGGAACACTATTTTGTATATGCTGTAGCATTAGGTGTAGCTGAAAAAGTAGCTAAAGGATACAAAAAGGTTATGTCAGAAAAATCAGTTGGAACAGATACAGGAGTAATGAATGTTGCTGGAAGTTCTCTAATGGGAATGTATCTATATAGTAATATGTTTAAGAATGTTCAGGGAAGTACAGAAAGAGCAGTTCGTCGTTCTCTTGAAAGCATAGCTAAATCAAATGCTTCATCTCCTATGGGAAGTGGTGGAGGATTTAGCGGTGGATCTTCAGGAGGTGGCGGTGGCCGTGGTGGCGGCGGAGCTTTTTAA
- a CDS encoding ubiquinone/menaquinone biosynthesis methyltransferase translates to MNKKLKSKYVYEVFQNISTKYDSANNRISLGLQKQWKNFLVKQISDTIPAEGSLMDICCGTGDITIWCAQKRKDIKVTGMDFSPAMLKVAKEKSGQMDNICWIEGDALSLPFPDNSFSAACISFGLRNTSDYEKVIAEMKRVIKENGTIYCLDSFVPDNKLIQPFYKIYFKYFMPLLGGGKTNYKEYLWLYKSTHDFLRKDELISLYEKVGLKDIKFKSKMFGACVLVQGKK, encoded by the coding sequence ATGAATAAAAAGTTAAAATCAAAATATGTATATGAAGTTTTTCAAAATATTTCCACTAAATATGACAGTGCTAACAATCGCATCAGTTTGGGGTTACAGAAACAATGGAAAAATTTTCTTGTAAAACAGATTTCAGATACAATTCCTGCAGAAGGTTCACTTATGGATATCTGCTGTGGTACTGGTGATATTACTATCTGGTGCGCCCAAAAAAGAAAAGATATCAAAGTTACTGGTATGGATTTTTCTCCTGCAATGCTTAAAGTAGCTAAGGAGAAAAGTGGTCAAATGGATAATATCTGCTGGATAGAAGGAGATGCACTCTCACTACCATTTCCAGACAATAGTTTTTCAGCAGCATGTATCTCATTTGGTCTTAGAAATACTTCAGATTATGAAAAAGTAATTGCAGAAATGAAAAGAGTTATAAAAGAAAATGGCACTATCTACTGCCTTGATTCTTTTGTACCAGATAATAAACTTATTCAACCTTTTTATAAAATTTATTTTAAATACTTTATGCCACTCCTGGGGGGTGGAAAGACAAATTACAAAGAATATCTTTGGTTATATAAATCAACACATGATTTCCTTCGAAAAGATGAACTGATTTCTCTTTATGAAAAAGTCGGTTTGAAAGATATCAAATTCAAAAGCAAAATGTTTGGAGCATGTGTACTAGTTCAAGGAAAAAAGTAG
- a CDS encoding undecaprenyl-diphosphate phosphatase, with amino-acid sequence MSPILLVIILAVVEGMTEFLPVSSTGHMILVEKFLGDVGLSKQFMDSFLIIVQLGAILAVVIYFWDKLTPFVKTKKDFILRMRLWVKVIVGVLPAVVIGLLLDDYISEYFMGNVFVVATTLIFYGILLIVIEKYNKSEGKINTMGKLSYKLAFIIGFFQCLAMIPGTSRSGATIIGALLLGLSREVATEYSFFLAIPTMFGATFLKLIKNGMHFTSSEWQLIGIGTVIAFVVAYIVIKWFMAYIKKRDFVFFGVYRIILGIIVLLAIFI; translated from the coding sequence ATGAGTCCGATATTATTAGTAATAATTTTAGCAGTAGTTGAAGGAATGACAGAGTTCCTTCCTGTAAGTAGTACAGGACATATGATTCTTGTAGAAAAGTTTTTAGGCGATGTAGGATTATCAAAACAGTTTATGGACAGTTTCCTGATAATTGTGCAGCTTGGAGCAATACTTGCAGTGGTGATATATTTTTGGGATAAACTTACCCCTTTTGTAAAAACTAAAAAAGATTTTATCTTGAGAATGAGATTGTGGGTAAAAGTAATAGTAGGAGTATTACCAGCAGTGGTAATAGGGCTGCTACTAGATGATTATATCTCAGAGTATTTTATGGGAAATGTATTTGTAGTAGCAACTACATTGATATTTTATGGAATTTTGCTGATTGTTATAGAAAAATATAATAAATCAGAGGGAAAAATCAATACAATGGGAAAACTTAGTTATAAATTGGCTTTTATTATAGGTTTTTTCCAATGTCTTGCTATGATTCCTGGAACATCAAGGTCTGGAGCAACAATAATAGGAGCATTGCTTTTAGGTCTTTCAAGAGAAGTTGCAACTGAATACTCTTTCTTTCTTGCAATACCAACAATGTTTGGAGCTACGTTTTTAAAACTTATAAAAAATGGTATGCATTTTACAAGTTCTGAATGGCAGCTTATAGGGATTGGAACAGTTATAGCATTTGTAGTTGCTTACATAGTTATAAAATGGTTTATGGCTTATATAAAGAAACGAGACTTTGTATTCTTTGGAGTCTATAGAATTATTTTGGGAATAATAGTACTTCTAGCAATATTTATCTGA
- a CDS encoding ferredoxin family protein has product MKKMTIEDKLGLNIFHVDEENSHIEIDKDYADEKEIKKLLMACPAECYKYTDGKLSFSHLGCLECGTCRVLSLGKVVKKWKYPIGEVGVTYRQG; this is encoded by the coding sequence ATGAAAAAAATGACAATAGAAGATAAACTAGGATTAAATATATTTCACGTTGACGAAGAAAATTCTCATATTGAAATAGATAAAGATTACGCAGATGAAAAAGAGATTAAAAAACTTCTTATGGCATGTCCTGCTGAGTGTTACAAATACACTGATGGAAAATTAAGTTTCAGCCATTTAGGATGCTTAGAATGTGGAACTTGCAGAGTTTTATCTCTTGGAAAAGTTGTTAAAAAATGGAAATATCCTATTGGAGAAGTTGGAGTAACTTACAGACAAGGATAA
- a CDS encoding LemA family protein, translating to MVFLIIIIAIIAILILTVIGYQNKFVKLHERVKNSWSQIDVQLQKRFDLIPNLVETVKGYATHEKDTLEKVISARTRYTTAGTVDEKIKASGELSSVLSRLMMVSESYPELKANENFMDLQRQLKDVEDKIGYARQFYNDTVTAYNQAIKMIPGNIIAGMFNFKEEPLFKVEESAKVAPKVQF from the coding sequence ATGGTATTTTTAATAATTATTATTGCTATAATAGCAATACTTATATTAACTGTGATAGGTTATCAAAATAAATTTGTTAAACTTCATGAAAGAGTAAAAAATTCATGGAGTCAGATAGATGTTCAACTTCAAAAAAGATTTGATCTAATTCCAAATCTTGTTGAAACTGTAAAAGGATACGCAACTCATGAGAAAGATACTCTTGAAAAAGTGATATCTGCCAGAACTCGTTATACTACTGCTGGAACAGTTGATGAAAAAATAAAAGCAAGTGGAGAGTTAAGTTCAGTATTAAGTAGACTTATGATGGTATCTGAAAGCTATCCTGAATTAAAAGCTAATGAGAATTTTATGGATTTACAAAGACAATTAAAAGATGTTGAAGACAAGATAGGTTATGCAAGACAATTTTATAATGATACTGTAACAGCATACAACCAGGCAATAAAAATGATTCCAGGAAATATTATTGCTGGAATGTTTAATTTTAAAGAGGAGCCACTGTTTAAAGTTGAGGAATCAGCAAAAGTTGCTCCAAAAGTTCAGTTTTAA
- a CDS encoding UbiA family prenyltransferase — protein sequence MSSYTKLTPKLALQLAAPHTWVASAIPAIFGIIFCKLYGYNLTSIQSLFLLIACILMQSSVNTFNDYVDFIKGTDSVEDNVEVSDAVLIYNPVNPKHVLILGIIYLILGCGLGSIACIGKGALPLMIGIIGAIIVILYSGGPVAISYLPIGEFVSGFVMGILIPLGIGAAADGKFHSEFFLYALPLFLGIGLIMMTNNGCDIEKDREAGRFTLAVALGRESIKKLYYISIITWLSLIVVLSFIQFKIFGAIIIVFLLLGFKPFLFLLNSRLLPQDRIKQMKMIVLANIVGNGSYILVILINLCLGDF from the coding sequence ATGAGCTCTTATACAAAACTTACGCCAAAATTGGCTCTTCAACTGGCAGCCCCACATACCTGGGTTGCATCAGCTATCCCTGCGATTTTTGGAATAATTTTCTGCAAATTGTATGGATACAATCTTACCTCTATACAGAGCCTATTTTTACTGATAGCCTGTATCCTGATGCAATCATCAGTTAATACTTTCAACGATTATGTTGATTTTATAAAGGGAACTGACAGTGTAGAAGACAATGTAGAAGTAAGTGATGCAGTTCTTATTTATAATCCAGTAAATCCAAAACATGTACTTATTCTTGGAATAATATATCTTATACTTGGTTGTGGCTTAGGAAGTATAGCATGTATTGGAAAAGGAGCTCTTCCTTTAATGATTGGGATAATTGGTGCCATAATAGTAATCTTGTATTCTGGTGGACCAGTTGCTATATCATACCTTCCAATAGGAGAGTTTGTATCTGGATTTGTAATGGGAATACTTATTCCTTTGGGAATAGGTGCAGCAGCTGATGGAAAATTTCATAGTGAATTTTTTCTCTATGCTCTGCCTCTTTTTTTAGGAATAGGGCTCATAATGATGACAAATAATGGATGTGATATTGAAAAAGATAGAGAAGCAGGTCGCTTTACCTTAGCTGTAGCTCTTGGAAGAGAATCTATTAAAAAATTATATTACATATCAATTATTACGTGGTTATCTCTTATAGTTGTCCTGTCATTTATACAATTTAAAATTTTCGGTGCAATTATAATTGTTTTTCTTCTTTTGGGATTTAAACCATTTTTATTCCTTTTAAACTCCAGGTTACTCCCACAAGATAGAATTAAACAGATGAAAATGATTGTTTTAGCCAATATAGTTGGAAATGGAAGCTATATACTGGTAATACTTATAAATTTATGCTTAGGTGATTTTTAA
- a CDS encoding thermonuclease family protein produces MKKFLISLLIFLNTIFSFALSGKVVKVSDGDSFYLKSGKKTYRIRMYGIDAPELHQEHGKESKVFLENIILGKNIDVKVMDEDKYGRKIGKIIYKNKDVNLQMLESGNAWFYEYYAKSNREYKKAYENARKEKKGLWKYENLENPRDYRLKHKRED; encoded by the coding sequence ATGAAAAAATTTTTAATTTCTTTATTAATATTCTTAAATACAATTTTTTCTTTTGCTTTAAGTGGAAAAGTTGTAAAAGTATCTGATGGTGATAGTTTTTATCTAAAATCTGGGAAAAAAACCTACAGAATAAGGATGTATGGAATTGATGCTCCAGAACTTCATCAGGAACATGGAAAAGAGAGCAAAGTTTTTCTTGAAAATATTATCCTTGGGAAAAATATTGATGTTAAAGTTATGGATGAGGATAAATACGGAAGAAAAATAGGGAAAATCATCTACAAAAATAAAGATGTAAATCTTCAGATGCTTGAATCTGGAAATGCATGGTTTTATGAGTACTATGCTAAGAGTAATAGAGAGTATAAGAAGGCATATGAAAATGCCAGAAAAGAGAAAAAAGGACTTTGGAAATATGAAAATTTAGAAAATCCAAGAGATTACAGATTGAAACATAAGAGGGAGGATTAG
- a CDS encoding FAD-dependent oxidoreductase: protein MSDEKFDAIIVGGGLAGCSAAIVLANAGLAVLLVERGDFCGAKNMTGGRLYGHSLEKIIPDFAKEAPIERRITKEKVSLMSKDGSLDIGFGSKKLSSTKENASYTVLRAQFDQWLAQKAEEAGAEIIPGILVDELIVEDGKVVGIYATGEELYADVVVLADGVNSLLAQSLGMKKELEPHQVAVGAKEVIRLGEDVINQRFGIRNDEGVSWLSCGDPTIGGFGGGLLYTNKDSVSIGIVATLSDIDHSGLSINQLLDRFKEHPSIAPYIEGGTPIEYSGHLVPEEGIHMVPELYRDGVLVTGDAAGFCINLGFTVRGMDFAIESGRLAAETIIKAHEIGDFSAETLSAYEKALRHSFVFEDMEQYKGFPTLLGQREIFEDLPEMANDIAAKAFTVDGNPQNLLMYIIQSIAQHTTAAKLSNFVTKVLEAF, encoded by the coding sequence ATGAGCGACGAAAAATTTGATGCCATAATCGTAGGTGGCGGTTTAGCAGGTTGTTCAGCAGCTATTGTTCTTGCTAATGCAGGACTTGCAGTTCTCTTAGTTGAAAGAGGAGATTTCTGTGGAGCAAAAAATATGACTGGTGGACGACTATATGGTCATAGTCTTGAAAAAATTATTCCTGATTTTGCAAAAGAAGCTCCAATTGAAAGAAGAATTACTAAAGAAAAAGTTTCTCTAATGAGTAAAGATGGTTCTCTTGATATTGGATTTGGTTCAAAAAAATTAAGTTCTACAAAAGAAAATGCTTCTTATACAGTTTTAAGAGCCCAATTTGACCAATGGTTAGCTCAAAAAGCTGAAGAAGCTGGAGCTGAAATAATTCCAGGAATCCTTGTTGACGAACTTATCGTTGAAGATGGAAAAGTAGTTGGAATATATGCAACTGGAGAAGAACTTTACGCTGATGTAGTAGTTCTTGCAGATGGTGTAAACTCTCTACTTGCTCAAAGTTTAGGAATGAAAAAAGAATTAGAACCTCATCAAGTTGCAGTTGGTGCAAAAGAGGTTATCAGATTAGGTGAAGATGTAATAAATCAACGTTTTGGAATAAGAAATGATGAAGGTGTATCTTGGCTTTCTTGTGGAGATCCTACAATAGGAGGATTTGGTGGAGGACTTCTATATACTAATAAAGACAGTGTATCTATTGGTATAGTTGCTACTCTAAGTGATATTGACCACAGTGGTCTTTCTATCAATCAACTTCTTGATAGATTTAAAGAACATCCATCAATAGCTCCATATATTGAAGGTGGAACTCCAATTGAATACTCTGGACACTTAGTTCCTGAAGAAGGAATCCACATGGTTCCTGAATTATATAGAGATGGAGTACTTGTAACTGGAGACGCTGCAGGTTTCTGTATCAACCTTGGATTTACAGTAAGAGGAATGGATTTTGCCATTGAATCTGGACGTTTAGCTGCAGAAACAATTATTAAAGCTCATGAAATTGGAGACTTTAGTGCAGAAACTCTATCTGCTTATGAAAAAGCTCTTCGTCATAGCTTCGTATTTGAAGATATGGAACAATATAAAGGATTCCCTACTCTATTAGGACAAAGAGAGATATTTGAAGATTTACCAGAAATGGCTAATGATATTGCAGCAAAAGCATTTACAGTAGATGGAAACCCACAAAACTTACTAATGTATATAATTCAATCTATTGCACAACATACAACTGCTGCCAAACTTTCTAATTTTGTGACTAAAGTATTGGAGGCGTTTTAA
- the rfaD gene encoding ADP-glyceromanno-heptose 6-epimerase, which translates to MIIVTGAAGMIGSAVVWKLNEMGINDIIVVDKMRTEDKWLNLRKRDYADWVDRDDLFDWLSVSANAEKITGVVHMGACSATTERDADFLMSNNYGYTKKLWEFCSQRQITFVYASSAATYGGGELGYNDDVTPEELKKLQPLNKYGYSKKIFDDWAFKQRIAPKQWCGLKFFNVYGPQEYHKGRMASMVFHTFNQYKENGGVKLFKSYKEGFKDGEQLRDFVYLKDVVDVIYYMLNNKVESGVYNIGTGEARSFLDLSMATMRAASGNPELKQEEVVEFIPMPEDLRGRYQYFTQASMAKLKRAGYTKEFTKLEDGVKDYVENYLAKEDKYL; encoded by the coding sequence ATGATTATTGTAACAGGTGCTGCTGGAATGATAGGAAGTGCAGTAGTATGGAAATTAAATGAGATGGGAATCAATGACATTATTGTTGTAGATAAAATGAGAACTGAGGACAAATGGCTTAATTTAAGAAAAAGAGATTATGCTGACTGGGTAGATAGAGATGACCTTTTTGACTGGTTATCAGTTTCTGCAAATGCTGAAAAAATAACAGGAGTTGTACATATGGGGGCATGCTCTGCAACTACTGAACGTGATGCAGATTTCTTAATGTCTAATAACTATGGTTATACTAAAAAATTGTGGGAATTTTGTTCTCAAAGACAGATAACATTTGTATATGCATCTTCTGCAGCAACTTATGGTGGAGGAGAACTTGGTTACAATGACGATGTTACTCCAGAAGAACTAAAAAAATTACAACCATTAAACAAATATGGATATTCTAAAAAGATATTTGATGACTGGGCTTTCAAACAAAGAATAGCTCCAAAACAATGGTGTGGACTTAAGTTTTTCAATGTATATGGACCTCAGGAGTACCATAAAGGAAGAATGGCATCAATGGTTTTCCATACATTTAATCAATATAAAGAAAATGGTGGAGTAAAACTATTTAAATCTTATAAAGAGGGATTTAAAGATGGAGAGCAATTAAGAGACTTTGTTTATTTAAAAGATGTTGTAGATGTTATCTACTATATGCTTAATAATAAAGTTGAATCAGGAGTATACAACATTGGTACAGGAGAAGCTAGAAGTTTCTTAGATTTATCAATGGCAACAATGAGAGCTGCTTCTGGAAATCCAGAACTTAAACAGGAAGAAGTTGTAGAATTTATTCCTATGCCAGAAGATTTGAGAGGAAGATATCAATATTTTACTCAAGCTTCTATGGCAAAATTGAAAAGAGCAGGATATACAAAAGAATTTACTAAACTAGAAGATGGAGTAAAGGATTATGTAGAAAACTATCTTGCAAAAGAAGATAAGTATTTATAG
- a CDS encoding carboxypeptidase M32, protein MLKKFRDTIEEKKKIEGALEILQWDLETCTPKKGKDYLSEIVGYLSMKEYNLSTSKEFLEIVENLKSKKEELSDIERKEIELIGKEIEKMKNIPPQEYQEFSELAVKTQAIWEEAKITDNYDIYKGYLQKIFDFIVKFANYNRKDEKCLYDVILGDYEKGMTTEKLDRFFNSLKKEIVPLLKKIIEKGNEPRKLLVDTDIEKQKAFNRKIGEYLGFDFDRGVVRESEHPFTLNINKNDVRLTTKYIKDNPFSAIFSTIHETGHGIYEQQIGDELVNTTLGTGGSMGIHESQSRFYENIIGRSKSFWKGIYNDAKKYIPVLNEISLDEFYKEINIVEPSLIRTEADELTYSLHIMVRYEIEKEIVEGKISTENLPEIWKKKMLEYVGVAPESDRDGVLQDVHWEGGLVGYFPSYALGSAYSAQIYYAMKKDIDVDKVLESGDLSAIKEWLGNKIHKYGRFKETEEIVKKITGEELNPQYYIDYLKEKYSKIYNLNV, encoded by the coding sequence ATATTAAAAAAGTTTAGAGATACTATTGAAGAAAAGAAGAAAATAGAGGGAGCATTAGAGATACTTCAGTGGGACCTGGAAACTTGTACACCTAAAAAAGGAAAAGATTATCTTTCAGAAATAGTAGGATATTTAAGTATGAAAGAGTATAATCTTTCAACTTCAAAGGAATTTTTAGAGATAGTTGAAAATCTTAAATCAAAAAAAGAGGAACTGAGCGATATTGAAAGAAAAGAGATAGAGCTTATAGGAAAAGAAATTGAGAAGATGAAGAATATACCTCCACAGGAGTATCAGGAATTTTCAGAGTTAGCTGTTAAAACCCAGGCTATATGGGAAGAGGCAAAAATAACTGACAATTACGATATCTATAAGGGTTATTTGCAGAAAATTTTTGACTTTATAGTCAAATTTGCTAACTATAATCGTAAAGATGAAAAATGCCTATATGATGTAATATTAGGTGATTACGAAAAAGGAATGACAACTGAAAAGTTAGACAGATTTTTTAACTCTTTAAAAAAAGAGATTGTGCCTCTTTTAAAGAAAATTATTGAAAAGGGAAATGAGCCAAGAAAGCTCTTAGTAGATACAGATATAGAAAAGCAAAAAGCATTTAATAGAAAAATTGGAGAGTATCTTGGATTTGATTTTGATAGAGGTGTTGTAAGAGAGAGTGAGCATCCATTTACATTAAATATAAATAAAAATGATGTGAGACTTACAACAAAATATATTAAGGATAATCCTTTTTCTGCTATTTTTAGTACTATACATGAGACAGGACATGGTATCTATGAACAGCAGATAGGAGATGAACTTGTAAATACAACACTTGGAACTGGTGGTTCTATGGGAATTCATGAATCTCAGTCAAGATTTTATGAGAATATAATTGGAAGAAGCAAATCTTTTTGGAAAGGCATTTATAATGATGCTAAAAAATATATTCCAGTTTTAAATGAGATATCTTTAGATGAGTTCTATAAGGAGATAAATATTGTTGAACCATCTCTAATAAGAACTGAAGCAGATGAGCTTACATATTCTCTTCATATAATGGTAAGATATGAGATTGAAAAGGAAATTGTAGAAGGAAAGATAAGTACTGAAAATCTACCTGAAATATGGAAAAAGAAGATGCTTGAGTATGTTGGAGTAGCTCCTGAAAGTGATAGAGACGGAGTATTGCAGGATGTTCATTGGGAAGGTGGACTTGTAGGATATTTCCCATCTTATGCATTAGGAAGTGCATATTCAGCTCAGATATATTATGCTATGAAAAAAGATATTGATGTAGACAAAGTTTTAGAAAGTGGAGATTTGTCAGCAATAAAAGAATGGCTTGGAAATAAGATACATAAATATGGTAGATTTAAGGAAACAGAAGAGATTGTAAAAAAGATTACTGGAGAGGAATTAAATCCACAATATTACATCGATTATTTGAAGGAAAAATATTCAAAGATATATAATCTCAATGTCTAA
- a CDS encoding GntR family transcriptional regulator produces MQKSHTKVSEFIWDKIYNKELEIGDKIPSERDLAKILGISRNSVREGLKVLDNVGIISSQHGSGNYVSAKFEDTITEIMSFMYIMRGMNDKQITEFRYALEWQAVNIISGKLPEEIKEGLLYHLEALEDCTDEDEGALHDKAIHYLLIEATGNDYMICNYSALTKIISMYIPKLRGRIIVGMKSEKHLQNVHRQIIEGLIEGDTEKSLKGLHLHFNYIIKYQDS; encoded by the coding sequence ATGCAAAAATCACATACGAAAGTAAGTGAATTTATCTGGGATAAGATTTATAACAAGGAATTGGAGATTGGAGATAAGATTCCGTCAGAAAGGGATTTGGCTAAAATATTGGGAATAAGCCGTAATTCAGTAAGAGAGGGTTTAAAAGTTCTGGATAATGTGGGGATAATATCAAGTCAGCATGGGTCAGGAAACTATGTTTCTGCAAAATTTGAAGATACAATAACTGAGATTATGAGTTTTATGTATATAATGCGTGGAATGAATGATAAACAGATTACTGAGTTCAGATATGCATTGGAATGGCAGGCTGTGAATATTATTTCTGGTAAACTTCCTGAAGAAATAAAGGAAGGTCTTTTGTATCATCTTGAAGCACTGGAAGATTGTACTGATGAAGATGAAGGAGCGTTGCATGACAAGGCTATTCACTATCTTCTTATTGAAGCAACAGGAAATGATTATATGATATGCAACTATAGTGCTTTAACTAAAATTATCAGTATGTATATTCCAAAATTAAGAGGAAGAATTATTGTTGGAATGAAAAGTGAAAAGCATCTGCAAAATGTCCACAGACAGATTATAGAGGGACTAATAGAGGGAGATACTGAGAAAAGTCTTAAAGGACTTCATCTTCACTTTAATTATATTATTAAATATCAGGATTCATAA